The Nothobranchius furzeri strain GRZ-AD chromosome 8, NfurGRZ-RIMD1, whole genome shotgun sequence genome includes a region encoding these proteins:
- the LOC139071497 gene encoding keratin-associated protein 4-8, giving the protein RPTCCYRPTCCYRPTCCCRPTCCCRPTYCCRPTCCCRPTYCCRPTYCYRPTYCHPPAATDPPAAADPPTATDPPAAADPPAAADPPTAADPPTATDPPTARPTYCCRPTCCYRPTYCYRPTCCCRPTCCCRPTYCYRPTCCCRPTCCCRPTYCCRSK; this is encoded by the exons agacccacctgctgctacagacccacctgctgctacagacccacctgctgctgcagacccacctgctgctgcagacccacctactgctgcagacccacctgctgctgcagacccaCCTACTGCTGTAGACCCACCTACTGCTACAGACCCACCTACTGCC ACCCACCTGCTGCTACAgacccacctgctgctgcagacccacctactgctacagacccacctgctgctgcagacccacctgctgctgcagacccaCCTACTGCTGCAGACCCACCTACTGCTACAGATCCACCTACTGCT agacccacctactgctgtagacccacctgctgctacagacccacctactgctacagacccacctgctgctgcagacccacctgctgctgcagacccacctactgctacagacccacctgctgctgcagacccacctgctgctgcagacccaCCTACTGCTGCAGATCCAaatga